The Macaca fascicularis isolate 582-1 chromosome 1, T2T-MFA8v1.1 genome includes a window with the following:
- the LOC102144577 gene encoding LOW QUALITY PROTEIN: uncharacterized protein (The sequence of the model RefSeq protein was modified relative to this genomic sequence to represent the inferred CDS: inserted 1 base in 1 codon; deleted 1 base in 1 codon), with product MGEGTWRGKGPGNGPDRELVLTGRRWRGRAPQAFHGPFLLLHVHAHPTHTFHVTASQPPPSDQREQELQGEPVPLPQPRLPKKQCLELAVSHLPNCMCSPVVGRASGAVPKMFLALSPWSPFITHVRFNELHAYQPQAITALTDGSGGXHSWPTPCRKDQMIPRKQVALVLTSQEASASSLISAGKNPVDWALPGAFTGFQLYSIPGS from the exons ATGGGTGAGGGGACCTGGAGAGGTAAGGGGCCTGGAAATGGCCCTGACAGAGAACTTGTGCTGACCGGGAGAAGGTGGCGCGGAAGGGCACCACAGGCATTCCACGGGCCATTCCTCCTCCTCCATGTGCACGCACATCCAACACACACCTTCCATGTGACTGCTTCTCAGCCACCACCTTCTGACCAAAGAGAACAGGAGCTCCAAGGAGAACCTGTACCCCTGCCCCAGCCACGCCTCCCTAAGAAGCAGTGTCTGGAGTTGGCTGTTTCCCACCTCCCCAACTGCATGTGCAGCCCAGTGGTAGGCAGGGCCTCTGGTGCAGTTCCCAAAATGTTCCTCGCCCTTTCTCCGTGGTCACCATTCATAACTCATGTTCGCTTTAATGAGTTACATGCTTATCAGCCACAGGCCATTACCGCCCTTACAGATGGGTCTGGGG GACATTCCTGGCCAACCCCTTGC AGGAAGGACCAGATGATACCCAGGAAGCAAGTAGCTCTGGTTTTAACCTCGCAGGAAGCCTCTGCATCCTCCCTCATTTCAGCAGGGAAAAATCCTGTGGACTGGGCCCTACCTGGGGCATTTACAGGCTTCCAGCTGTATTCCATCCCTGGAAGCTGA